A segment of the Paraburkholderia fungorum genome:
CCGCGCCCGCAACCAATTCAGCGCCGGTCGCTCCTGTTCAGCCTCCGGTTGACCCAGCTGCACCGGTCGCGCCATCGGCATCGGAGCAAACCGGCGCACAACCCCAAACGACACCGCCCGCCACCGGCGAAGCTCCTGTGCCGCAGAGTCAATGACGCAAAGGCATAGCTTCTGCCGAGGCTTTTATCGAAGCCTCCATCAAGCCGCCATGCCAACAAGAAAGCCCGCCGCCGGATCAACCGGCAGCGGGCTTTCGTCATCAGGATGAACGCTTGACAACCATCAATCAGTAAGCCACGTATGGCCCCGTTCCACCGGGCGTCGGCTGCTGCTCGACGGCGGCGTAGACGGTGCGGCCATAAAAGAACGGTAGCCCCCAATCGAATACCGACGACGTCACGAAAGCCGGACCGGCCAGCAAAGGCAGCGCCGAGTCGCCCGCATAAGTCTGCGCGATCGACGTCGCATTGCCCACCGAGAAGCTCACCGCGCTCGTCACGCCGTTCACGCCTTCGATCGTCGCGCCCAACTGCACCGTCGACAACGGACAGTAATACGCGCTGTTCGGGCTGGCACACGCAGGCATCTGACTGGTCTGGAAGAACAGCCCGGTCGAGCCGCTGTCGAGGATACTGCGCAAATACGTCGTGCCGTTCTGCACCGTTGTGAACGTGCCATTCGACGCACTGACGCCGATCACCTGCGCACCGCCCAACGTGTTGTTGCTCTGCGTGCCGATGCCGAATATGAGTTGACCGCTGACCGATTGCGCGCCGCCCGAAACCGTCGGCAGGCTCAGCAACGAGCCGTTGTTGTCGGTCGCAAAGTACGGGATCGGATTGGCGACCTGATATTTCTCGGCGAGCGGAATCGACGTACAGGCGGTGCCGGTGCAACCGTAGTACGTACCCGCGAGTGCCTGCTGCACGCAGTTCGCGCCGCAGTCGTGCTTGAATACGCCGATGCCGAGAATCCCGTTGGCCTGCAACGTGGACGGCGTATTACGCGACGCGCCGACGCTCGCGCAATCGGAAGGCACCGACGCGTAGCTCGGGTCGATCACCTGAATCGGCAACGACGCGGCAGTTTCGCCCGCAATCTGCACGTCGGCGAGCTTCACCGAACCCCACGTGTAGCCGTCGAAAAACTGCATGCACTCGGCCACCAGATTGCCGGACGCGTCCTGCTGCTGCGGCAGGGTCATCGACGCGGGCAACTGATTGGCGAACACCCGCACTCCCCACGAACCGGTATCGACCAGCATATGGTCGATGGTCTGACAGGTGCTCGTGCCGGGCGCGCAAATCGTCACGCTGACAAACGGCATGTTGGGCACGTTGCTGACGCCGGAATCGACCGTCACGCGCACCGCATTGGCCGCGAGCACCTGAGACGAAGGCGCCGCGCTGGTCACGCTGGACGTCGTCGACGAACCGGTCGAGTTGCTGGAATTAGCCGTGGTGCTGGCGCCGCTGGAACCACCGCCTCCGCCGCCGCAAGCGCTGACCACCAGCGCGAGCAGTGCCGCGCCGACCAGGGTAATGAACGAAGAGCTATGACGCATGATCTGCTCCGTTATTGAATGACGCTGACGTCGACGCCAGCGGGCACGGCTTGCGGCAGATACGCGTGGCCGGAAAACGCCCGCAGATGTCCGCTGGAGAAAATCACCAGGTCGCTGTTCGACACCGCGAGCGGGGTGCCGCGCCGGGTCGCGGTAGCCGCGACGTAGGTGTCGAACGAAGCGCCGAGCATCGACTTCAGATCGGGCAGCGTCGGGCCGTCCCACGCGACCCCGAACACGATCCCGTTCGACGCGACGTATTCGCGAACCTCGGTGCCGGACGGCATCGTGATCAGATGCACCGAATACGCGCTTTGCGTAATTGCCGAATGAGCGACGGCGCGCAGGCGCGTCTGGTCGCTATCGACGGTGCTGACGTTCTGGCCAAGCGTGGCGTGCGCGGCAAACGACAGCGCACAACCCGCCCCGAGCATTGCGCGAGCAATGCAGGTAAGGAGCATCGGTTTCAAGAGATTTCCTTCGACGTGAAACGCTCGCGGCCCTGGCGATAAAAACGGATCGCGAGCGTGAATTCAGGGGCGCTCGACTGACCGGGAATACCGTGACTGCTGTCGGGTCAGTCGAGCTGCGTGAATGCGTCTACGGAGTGGCGGCGCGAAACTTTAGTGGGTGTGAGCGCCTCGGGCAATCGTTTGCGGGACGATTCAAACCTTTGCAGGTTGCCGCACCGTTCGAACACGTGCGGTCGCACGGGTCGTAACCAGCCGGGGCTGGCGATGCAGCGGTTTTTGATGCGTTTCGTGGCGTTTGAACCAAACAGCCGTTAGGTATGGCGAGGGCACATCAGAAATAATTCCATCCGTCCCGCATAAGTTGCAATTTGTAAATATATATTTAAAAGATAGGCCGAAAACACGGTTTTCCTCTGACAATACGCGGCATTCAAAAGGGTTTTGTGTGAAGAGAAACTAGCCCCATGAGCATCTCTTTCTACACGCAAAAAAATGCCGCGAATGACCTGGCGGTCATTCGCGGCTGGCATCTTTTTGTAACGACACTCGCCGTGCTCGAATCACCGATTCGAGCACGGCAGGCGCACTACTTCTTCTGCTGCTGCAAAAGCGATTTCAGCTCCTGCACATTCTCTTCTACGCGTTTTGCGATCACCGCATACGACTCCGCCTGCGTCTGATACGCCGCTTGCGCGAGTTGCTGCATGTCGGCGAGCGACTTGTGCAGGCTTTGCTGAATCAACTCCGCCGTTTTCGTCGAAGGCGATGCGCCGCCGGCCGACAACTGCCCGGTGAGCGACTGCAATTCGCCGAGCGTCGAGCGCAACATGTCGGCCTGCTTCTGCGCGAGCGACTGCATGCCCTGAAAAGCCGTCTGATTCGCCTGAACCAGCGCTTCCATGTCCTTGCGTCGCGCTTCCATGATGGCGGGTACGTCGAAGCCGGGGAGCTTGAACTGCTCCAGCATTTTGGTGAAATCGCCAAACGGATTGGCG
Coding sequences within it:
- a CDS encoding phasin family protein — its product is MDRPDAANPFGDFTKMLEQFKLPGFDVPAIMEARRKDMEALVQANQTAFQGMQSLAQKQADMLRSTLGELQSLTGQLSAGGASPSTKTAELIQQSLHKSLADMQQLAQAAYQTQAESYAVIAKRVEENVQELKSLLQQQKK
- a CDS encoding DUF3443 domain-containing protein, which encodes MRHSSSFITLVGAALLALVVSACGGGGGGSSGASTTANSSNSTGSSTTSSVTSAAPSSQVLAANAVRVTVDSGVSNVPNMPFVSVTICAPGTSTCQTIDHMLVDTGSWGVRVFANQLPASMTLPQQQDASGNLVAECMQFFDGYTWGSVKLADVQIAGETAASLPIQVIDPSYASVPSDCASVGASRNTPSTLQANGILGIGVFKHDCGANCVQQALAGTYYGCTGTACTSIPLAEKYQVANPIPYFATDNNGSLLSLPTVSGGAQSVSGQLIFGIGTQSNNTLGGAQVIGVSASNGTFTTVQNGTTYLRSILDSGSTGLFFQTSQMPACASPNSAYYCPLSTVQLGATIEGVNGVTSAVSFSVGNATSIAQTYAGDSALPLLAGPAFVTSSVFDWGLPFFYGRTVYAAVEQQPTPGGTGPYVAY
- a CDS encoding DUF2844 domain-containing protein — encoded protein: MLLTCIARAMLGAGCALSFAAHATLGQNVSTVDSDQTRLRAVAHSAITQSAYSVHLITMPSGTEVREYVASNGIVFGVAWDGPTLPDLKSMLGASFDTYVAATATRRGTPLAVSNSDLVIFSSGHLRAFSGHAYLPQAVPAGVDVSVIQ